The Arachis ipaensis cultivar K30076 chromosome B07, Araip1.1, whole genome shotgun sequence genomic interval GCCATATCATGTAGACAAGCCATGTAAAGCATTTCCACACCAACCATCCAGTGTTATGCAGTCAAGACCATCAGTCCTGGCAACCCTTGAAGCCACATCCAAATTCTTGCACACAACCGTTCGGCCAAATACCTAAGAAATATCAGAAATGATGAGGGAAATCAATCCATCTATATAGTCAAGAAGATAGTATCACCAGACACagacaaaaaatttataattagaagTTTATAACCCTTTAGCAAATTACTCCTGAACATGTATTAACTTGTATAAATAAAAGTTAACATCTGTTGTAGAAGCTAACCTGACTGAATGCAGGGTTATAGTCatgtttaaaattcaatttctttAAGAGAGGGATGACACCAGAACTCTGGGGATAAGTAATGCGTGGTGCCCTCACTCTGTTAAGTGGGATAAACGTAACTCGTCCACCTTTATGTGCGTTAAGATGTCTAATTATCTGGGTTGACGTGTCATCATTTTCAACAACCACATGGAATAAGCTGTTTAAACAAATATATTAAAAGGAAAATGTTAAATTGCATGTACAAGTGAATTGAAACCTGTAAGGAGATCACGGCCTAAGAAGAATGACCAGCACTTCAAAAGGATTGAACAAGTGAAAGCTTTGCATGTTCCAACACAAAATCCATTTCAATCACACCAATGGAACatagagaaaaatacacactagaATGCTACAGTTTGCATAGCCTATATATCAAACGAAATATAAGGGAGAAATTACCTGTTTCCTGCAGTAACTTCAACTGCTGTGAAGAATTTCTCTTCACAATTCAGCAACTCAATGATTGGACCATAAATGCCAGAAATGTTATACTCCCTGCAGATTTTCCTAACTGAGTTCATCCCCCTTCTGACATCCTGAACATAAAGGAGTGTCAAGTATGGTGATAGAAAAAATGGCAACATCATAAAATCATGACAGAACATCCCTGAACTGGACAGATAACAGCATCTTCCACTGCATTCCCAGATGCTAAGTACTATCCATTGTTAAATGTCCAATTAGATTGAAACATCAGCACAGAACATCATATATAATTGCAAAGGATTTTATTATCAACACATTAAAACTCCATAGACATACATGGAAaggagtaatatatatatatatataattcttaATAACCCCCTTTCCATTTTTAAAGTCCATTATTGATGGTTTGTTTTAGTACTGCATAACCTAAAGGACAGAAACCAGGAAGTACTTATTCTTTCAAGTCCtttacttttatattattataaaagAGCAAACTCTGCCCATGTTACACAGCTGGTCCTAAGCCCGGATAAAAGAGGAGGGTTGTGACCATATAAAAACTGTCAAATCTTCATGACATAGACCATTATTATGAAACAGCAGTAAACTCATTAATCAAATAAAGGTATATAAACGACTTGATACTTTCTTGAAGTTACATATAAATTCTCTAAGTAATATTGAGCTGCaatgtatatataatatatatagcaAGATCCCCTGAACAGAAAGCAGTTTATAAGATTTTAAGGACAAAGATCTGTATATGTGGTAACAGTTAGCCTAAGTCAGGCAGTATATGTAAGTGATTCTATATTTATACCCCAAATTAGCACCAACGCAGCAACACCTGTGTAAGTGATTCTAAAGTTATACACTAAATTAGCACATACATACCACACACATAGTGAAAGATGGAAAATCCCAGATTTACCGTAACATTTCTTGAGAATCTAAAAGTACTCAGAAGTCAGAAGTGAGATGATAAATaagcaagaaagaaaaaacaCTCACACCGGGAATTGCGTGATCAAAGCTCTTTTCAGCCTTCTCAACTTCAGCTCTCAGCTTATCAATTTCAGCAGTAAGTGTATTTTCTTTGTCCCACAAGGACCTACaagacaaaaatttaaaatcacaAGTAATATCTTTGTCACTCTGTAAAGTAACCAATAATAACATTTATTCTATCTAAAATAGTATGTAGGTTTCACTACTTAGTCCTTATAGTTTACTCAAATTTTCAGTTAGATCTTTGCAAGCCATTTTTgttttagaaaaaataatatgAATTATTCTTggaatatttcttttatttgatGTAGGATGAATTGTGGAATATTTTGTAAGCGAATATTCCATGAgtattgtgttttttttttaaagataaccATTTGTAAATTGCAAACTTTTAATCTATAAAGACCTaacaaaaaattcaataaaactaTAAAGTCCAACAGAATTCGTAAACCTAATCCTTTTATCCCAGAAAATATATAAACAATGCAACAAAAGATATACATACTTCCTCTTATCCTGCAACTTATCTCTTTGaactttataattattaaacCCTTGCCGTGACTGGTCAATGTGAGATTGCAAAGTAGTAATCTGAGATCTACATTTCTCAATGGTCTCATCACAGCCATCCATTTCACCTTTAAGACGACCAATTTCCTCCAAGAGCATTTTTTCCTGTCCCGAAACAaccaccaaaaataaataaataaacaaagaaagAGAAACAACATATGATGATAAATAGACAGCATAGCTCAATGAAATTCATAAATACAAATCTAGCAGCCTGATAAAAAGTAGGGGCCTTaatgtatttaaaataaaagaaaaatggaagTCAAGGCTCATTATAGCACATAAAGAAAAATTAGCACTTGCCTGCCCTGAGTTTGAGGAAAGCACTCGTTCAAGATCTTCTATCTCCTTGCGAAGCCACTTGTCACGAGCAGCTTTACTCGAAAACTGGGTTGCACGCCCTTGCTTTTGGTAGAGTATACTGAGCTGTTTCTCACGCTCCATTATTCTGAtttataacaaaatatttttttatttatttgggaAAAAACACAGTTGAGGTTGTTGCATTTTTCTACAAACACAAAACAACTTACCCTTGCTTTACTAGGAGGGACTGGCTATAGAAATTATCTAAAGAAACATCAGTGTCAAATACATGCTTGCACAAACAAGCAACAAATACAAAAATCTACATTTTAGATCTAGAGAGAAGTTCTGCAAGAATGACGAGGACAAACAATATTTCATTATCTTCTCTAAAATTAGTTCTTTAAAGATATAGAATGAAATTATAAATAGGCAACAGAATGATATTAAAAACATATCATGTCAAAAACACTAATATGTACATTCAGAGAGCGTTGCATCCAATTATATTATTCAACTGCAACTTTAGACACCCACAACCATAACTTACTGCTTGGtgatttctttttcttccatAACTTGTTCCTCATACATAGGTCTGATTCTCTCCAGCTCATCATTCGAATCTTGAATGTTTCTCTCAAGTATCTTCAGTTGTCTTGCAGCGTCTTCCTGAAAGCAGGTAGATGAGAACAGATCTTAGACAAACCATCCATCAAAAACAAGTCAAACAAGTAATCAACCATCATAGTGATACCTTTGCTCGAATATTTTCAGTAATCTTCTCTTGTAGGTCCTTGACATCAAGCTCAAGCTCTGTGTGCTTCTTTAAAGCCTTTGTACGTCTCTTTTCTATACTTTCTTTCTCTTTGTTAGAGTTTTGAAGTTCTTTTGCAACATCTTTCAATGTATTCTCTAAATCTTTGATTTTCTCATGGGCATCAAGCACATCATTATACTTTTTTGCAGATGTTTCAGAAACCTTGGCTCGGGCTTCTTCTATCTAAAACAAAGTGAAGCATTCAACTACATGCATCAAAATCCAATATTTCAAAATTCTAGAGGAGAAATCAAATAGGGTTTCTTCAAAAGCAAATTTAATCAATAGAACACAATAAGTAATCAAGAATAAACTTAAAGATGCAGTAAAATTTAACATAGACAACCTCCATAAGTTTTTGTTGAGCATCTTGAACTTCTTTGCTATATTCCAAAGATTTTCTCTGCTTGTCAAGCTGCTGATATTTCCGTAGTTCCTCTTTCTCCTCATCCAATTCCTTCAACCTCTCATCTAGATACTGTACAACTTGaattatttgttttcttttgttaccTATCAAACAGAAAAGTTCTGGTTGATAAGAACTCTGACAAGAATAATGAATAACATAAACCAAAAgccttaaaattaactaattaaacagaaaaacatGCCAGTTTCCTGCATAATTTTCAGACTTTCACGACGTCTCTCCTCATAAACTCTAGTACCACCAATTTCTTTCAATAAATCCAGTCGTTCTGAGTCTTTCATCAATGTTAGTGACGATATCTATGCAACAataagaaacaaacaatcaaGAACTCTATCCGGCTCACGGTTTaccatatatttatatttatatgtaaCATTGACGAAGAATCTTATCAAAATGAAACACACATTTAGGCACCCCCACCATGCACCAATACCTTTCCTTGCTGCACAACATAGTAAGGATTTGAGCGAGAGAACCCAGCACTTTCCAGTAAATTCATCACTTCAGTTTTTCTGCAGAtcatttatcattttctttaggAGCAGAGGGAAATAGTCATTTGGCTACGCAGTATAAACCAGAATATTTCATTTTCCACTGAAGTCAAAAGTGAACGTCAAAACACACGCACTAATATGTTAATAAATTCTACTCACGTTATGTGTTTTCCATCTAAAAAATACTCATCCTTCTTCAAACCAATAGTCCGGCGCAAACGCACTTCCTCCTTGTCAACCTATTCAGCATCAAAGATAGATGCCAAGATTTCAAACAAAATTATTGCCAATCGTATCCATATTCTATAAAAACAAAAATCACTAGAGTCTTGAGCAATTCTGAAGCAATGGAGAAATTACATCACCCTATCGAGGCTGAAGCATTTTTAAAAAAAGGATTTCCATATGACtttaaaaaaatacaattatAAGAATCACATCAAAACTTAGgtagtttttcaaaaattgaaagagAGAATACCCAGAGTACTCTGTGAATCAAATGACTTAGAGCAAGCAGAAAGTATTTAACATCATTTTTAAGTATgtaaattaaataactaaaagAGGCAATGCACAGAAAGAAACAGCACTCATCTTGTAATCACAAATTTATTTAGTGAAAACAAAACCTTTATGTTATTACTCAATAACTCATTTGCCAAAAATGGGTTGAGCAGCATTACCCAAAATATGCATTCATTAGATGAGAACACACAAATATCCAACACATTGTTGCACTTAAAGCAATTAAGAAATgacatgttaaaaatattaaaaaggcAACTTGTTAGCAGAATTCCATATGAATATTTCTAACAAGAATATTAAAAAGGCTCTATATAATTATCTTTCTAATAAGAAACAGAAGTACCCAAAGAAAGCTACTTTTCCATAATCCATCACCATGGCATTCACACGAACTGTATATACTTTTTAGACAACAAAAGATGAAAATAGCATACAAAAAGATGAataatcaaaaaaaaaaattaccggAATACGGTTGTCTGAATTGTCAAACACAATCTCCACAAACGCAGATACAACCTGGTGCCCAGCCCCTTCCTGTACAGAGAATAAATCAACAAAGCATGCTGCCCAGGTTCTAAAATTGAATAATAAAACATCAGAACCAGCGGTAGGAATGAAGAaatatgcacaatgccatacatgGAGTAATGAATGTCGATCCTCATTGCGTAGGTTCTGATAGAGATCACTCAACACAAAACGAATGGCTACATATGGAAACACaactttttattaaaaataaaagattcaCAAATCAAATGTCGAAGACAAATTTCAGTTGCATTCCAAAGAATAGATCACTGTCACCAAATTAATGTAATAGAGGCAAAAGAATGGCTGTTTCCATACCATGGAAAAAGTTTGACTTCCCGGATCCATTAGCACCAactacaaaataaataattaaacaaataaataagataTTAATAATGTTACCAACTAATTTCTCTCTATCTCTATCTATATTCTATACACACAAATACACACACAAGTTCTGACTAATAGAGCAATCAACAGTTTCTTTGTTTTATATTCTTAATTCTAAATCTTAAAACTAAAAGAATTCTAAAGGATTGAACAATTTTACCTATAATTTGACAAGTCTTTAATCTTATTCTAAATCTCAATTGAAGAAGTAGGGCAATCCTCCATGGAAAGTGTGATCATTTTCAGTTATTTGGCATTATAGCTGCGGATGATACAAGGATTTTTAAAATATGCCCATGGCAAATTTTGGGCCTGCCGTCATACGAGTGACGCAACACCATGGATATCACGGGAGCCACAATGGCCGCAACGTCATGGTGGATCCGGGTGTGATCTTTTGCATTTGGAGGGTTGTTTATGTGTTTTCAAATACCCTAAAAGTTTAATTTACCAAGCTAACGttctccccctttccttttccaCTCTACACGAAGTCACAAACCCACTCAACtagaaaatctcttccctctctACTCTCCCTCCCTCCCTCACTCCGTCTTTGCTGCTGAAGGACCTGCCGACAGCATTCTTCCCGTGTGCCACCACCGGTTGGCTGGCCCTCCTTCATTCTCGAATCTGCTTCCTTTTTTTCTTTACAATTTGaactattttttaatattttgaacCCTAAATTCTTTGTTTTTTTCATTCTAAACCccattttttctcttaatttctcacccctcaatttttttattttctattctaaAAGCTCAATTGGCATCTGCTGCTTAGTTTATAATaaagaaaagtataggtaaacaataaaaatattaaacaatataaataatagatatatcggatATTCATTTTAATAgtgtggatggttattttaatattaaaatttagaagatTAATTTAaaggtgtagtgtgtttttatttgattggtggttattCATATTGTTTAACAAAGTCATTGTCCCCTAGCATTTCCCATTATTTATGTCattttgttattaattttagtttttcatatctattgttatatattgaataatatataaaatttatattttttaacgtATCCACCATTTCCGCCACAACTATCCACTAAAACTTTATGCCGGCCTTTTACCACCCTTCCATGATCCTCCTCCATCCTCCATCGAAAACTATGGAAGACATCGGAGTATTCTCAAGCAAACCCAATAGATCTCTTTCAATTTAAGTTTTTTTCTATCCAAAAATAGATGGAAGAAGGAAAGAAGTTCACAATTAGAAAAACCAAAAGTACTTCCCATCTTGCTTATGGCACTCATTGGAGCAGCTATTAAGGTTAGCTTCCATGGTTTTGGGAGATGAAGAGGCTAAACTTTTATCACAATCTGCTATGCCACAATACAAAGAAGTTGGCTaaagttaaaatttaaatgtACTTTCTTGAAGAGAATCATGTGACACGTCACTTGATTTGGGGTAAGATTCAGCCACTTGCATATATGATATATCTAGAGCAAATCTTATGGAAGTTTCTCTAAAGGACATGTTTAGGGATTCGCAAGTTTGTTTTGGTTTTTTACCCATCTAGCTTTCGTTTGTAATTCTTCGCCCTTGATTTTTGTAGTTTTAATGTTTTCCCTTTTAAAAAAACCATTATGATATCACTAATAGGATTTTACTGAAACTAATGTCTATCAAGCTATGAGAATATTTTCTAAGAAAGAAAATTCACCAAAACATATCATGACTACAACATATTGCCTCAAAATGTAATTTGTTGAGTTGCGACTCCAACATATCATGACTGACATAGCCAATTGCCTGTTGGTTTCAAATTTATAAACCCCAAAGAATAGCTTGGACAAAAGCTACAACAGAGAAGCCTTTACCCAAGCCATGGTTTACAAGGTTACCAAACAACAAAGTGCAAACCAAGTAATCGTGCATTTTAAAGGATTTTCCAGAATAAATGGTAGAAAGCATCTAAAAAGGTATTTTAGAAATTATTACCAACACAATTAACTTTAGGACTGAAAGGCTCTGTTGCAATTTGCTCTTTGTAACTCTTAAAACCTTCAATCACAACCTAGAAAACAATCCAAAAATGCATCAAACATCCATTTGGCAAGGAACCAATTTCAAGCAAAGAAATTATGTATTATGTCCAGAAGAGGAGCACTGCAGGCTTTGTAACAAGAAGACATAATTTAACCAATTCTACCAATTTTGATTACACCATaagtaataaataataaataattcacATCCCAAGGGACATTACCTGCTTAATGTACATGTTGAAACTGACGTAACCGTACCTACGATAATTAAGCAAACAATCCATAAGCATCCatcaaattagaaaaaaaaaacatttatatGCATTCTTTGGTCACAGCAGAAGTGCACACACAAAATGAGAAAAAAGTTACCATCACAAGAGAATTCAAAATCCACTTGCTTCATATTGAGCATTCACACACCCAAGTGAAGCTAAAGCTTAATTACTTTACTAaaccaattttcgaaaaaaaaaatcaggaacgaaaacactaaaaaaaattaaaaaaaaactacacGGATGCTCTCATATTCAAGCACCAAACCATAGAAATCCGAGTAAAATTTACCTCGTGAACCTTTTTAGGGTTTCAAAAATTTTcagaaaattgaaagaaaaaaaaaagacagagCGAAAAGAGGAAGTATAGAGAGTCAATGGAGtatctgtacaatgtgtacaatggagagTTTAGGGATATTCCATTTCAGAAAATGCAACTTGATTGGATTTACTACTGTACAACACACATACTAAATTGAATCAGCTTTCGATTCGTTTATTTATTATTCATTGACTTTAAAATATAAAtgtcaataaaaaaatatctctTATTTGAATTCAACTAAAATATCAaacaaatcaaaataaataataatagaaattcaaattttgTATTTTAGTTTAAATTCCAAAAAAtctatatttttacaaacttataAATTCAAAACAGAATAATAAATGATTTCTAAAAATTCGTTAAAAAATATCATTTGACTCGTTAATATCTAAAGAATCATTATGAGACTTTTGATAttgaaaaatttaatataaagcCCTCAATATGGTATAGGAGTTAAAATTTgagatttttctaaaaataacagatagttatacaatataaaaatgccaattattaataataaatcgAATAAACTTACTATTAgatataacatatacatactaAATCAAATctaattgattcgatttacatagagaatcaaacaaaatatgTATGTAATCAAATTTAGTTTAGGATAttaacataattttaattttatattaatttactctaataattaaatattaaaattctttaaaatatttatattaaaattaaactcttataattattataaatattaaataataaaaaatggacTAATTAACAGATATGAAATGTGCTCATTAATCCATTAGTGGATCTAATATGATCAAGAattattactttttatttatttttgctgactatactttttattattcataattgAATTAATGTGTATAGCACTATAAGTTTATATAAGGATGCAGCTATGAATGTTATCAATTATATTTGAATTGTCAGCTATCATGTACACGGACATGAGACACGATATGACACGAGATACATTGAcacacaatttttaaaattttataagacacaagaacacgcatatatataaaatataaagtatttttttagataaatcgtaatgatattttgatattttactgatattcaaatataaattaattttttaattatttttaatgtcttattttaattatatcaaatatttaaaatattttttattttaataaataataatatatactatatctaaatttatttcaagaatatatgttaagaataaaacTGGACGCGTTcatacgtgatggtatttaggtataTCTAAGCATgtttggagaagaattttttttactttttattaaaatacggttggacacagcagacacgcgtgtcaaACGAGTGTCGGTGAGTATCTTGTCCGAAATATGCCCGACACTCGGACACGgcaactcagcgaagtgtccgtgcttcatgcCAAAAAATTATTGCGATTAATTGAATATCTAATtcgttattatttttgttttttattatgatagataaatgataaaatattgatttataaaataaaaaatagattttataattaaataatatctaaataattaatttataattaaaattagataaggactatttagcagttattaaaaaacttaaaaaacatgttttgttatgggatcatttaatggtccaaacatcTTGGGACCATCGATTCCTTTGCCTATAAAATATACATTCTCTTctcttataacttttaaaaaacctcctctttaatctattttaaattttttgtgttaactaatgttaactttatttattttttaaaaaaaaattattttttacaaaaattttatCTCCTTGTATTTTGTACtttgtccctcctagagattGACTTAGAAAAACAAGAGTTTATTATATAGTTTGGATTATATTTTGGGTtacgtgtgtgtatatatataaaagtatacTCTGACTGGCCTTAGCTTCGTAAGTCGAGCCGGAGCTTCTTATCTGTATTTTAAAATTCTGAACTATGTGTATATATTTTAAACCTTTGTTTCGAACTTGCTTATCCATCTACGAGAAACTTTCATGAGTGATGCAATTTCTGTTTCGTTTTTTATTAACTTCCCTTTTACGCCTCCTAGTTACAACTTTCTTCAATTATATTACACTAGCTGCTCACCAAGCACTATCGTTCCTGTTGAGCCGCTTTTCTATTgagtttaagaaattaattttatatttttattttaaaattataaatttaataataattaaaaataaattataaaaaaataaaatatcttaaattatttaacatataaaatgttaaaataaacaaatttaaGATGAGTGGAGAGAAGTAAATCTTGATCGTTGTTAGCATGGCAGGGCAAAGTACATACATACATTAGttgtatgttatttttttttatactgTTACTATTTATCATTGAAATATTGATGTTTTAGAAGCTTTGTTCAATGTTTTATTGTCATGCTAtgggaatatttttaaaaaaattggttgATGTTGGTTGAAAAAAGTTAGTTAGCTAGAATCATTCTTTTTAAAAAACATGGGAATATAACATTCCTAAAACAATTAGCACTCAGACATATTTTATAAAACTAACAAGTAACAAATGtgggtatattttttttttaagataaatattattttattaatataaaataaaagtgtttcTATAAGGAAGTACAAAAGAATTGGATAATCTCATTTATCACCAACTGTGACTGAAAGATTAAGAGCTTAGAAAAGAGTAAAGTAAGAGTAAAGAGTAATCGTGCATTTTAAAGGATTTTTCAGAATAAATAGTAGAAAGCATCTAAAGAGGTATTTTAGAAATTATTACCAACACAATTAACTTTAGGACTGAAAGGCTCTGTTGCAATTTGCTCTTTGTAACTCTTAAAACCTTCAATCACAACCTAGAAAACAATCCAAAAATGCATCAAACATCCATTTGGCAAGGAACCAATTTCAAGCAAAGAAATTATGTAGTATGTCCAGAAGAGGAGCACTGCAGGCTTTGTAACAAGAAGACATAATTTTACCAATTTTACCAATTTTGATTACACCATaagtaataaataataaataattcacATCCCAAGGGACATTACCTGCTTAATGTACATGTCGTAACCGTAAAATAATTCACATCCCAAGGGACATTACCTGCTTAATGTACATGTTGAAACTGACGTAACCGTACCTACGATAATTAAGCAAACAATCCAatcaaattaatcaaattagaaaaaaaaaacatttatatGCATTCTTTGGTCACAGCAGAAGTGCACACACAAAATGAGAAAAAAGTTACCATCACAAGAGAATTCAAAATCCACTTGCTTCATATTGAGCATTCACACACCCAAGTGAAGCTA includes:
- the LOC107608087 gene encoding structural maintenance of chromosomes protein 3-like isoform X6, which codes for MYIKQVVIEGFKSYKEQIATEPFSPKVNCVVGANGSGKSNFFHAIRFVLSDLYQNLRNEDRHSLLHVWHCAYFFIPTAGSDVLLFNFRTWAACFVDLFSVQEGAGHQVVSAFVEIVFDNSDNRIPVDKEEVRLRRTIGLKKDEYFLDGKHITKTEVMNLLESAGFSRSNPYYVVQQGKISSLTLMKDSERLDLLKEIGGTRVYEERRRESLKIMQETGNKRKQIIQVVQYLDERLKELDEEKEELRKYQQLDKQRKSLEYSKEVQDAQQKLMEIEEARAKVSETSAKKYNDVLDAHEKIKDLENTLKDVAKELQNSNKEKESIEKRRTKALKKHTELELDVKDLQEKITENIRAKEDAARQLKILERNIQDSNDELERIRPMYEEQVMEEKEITKQIMEREKQLSILYQKQGRATQFSSKAARDKWLRKEIEDLERVLSSNSGQEKMLLEEIGRLKGEMDGCDETIEKCRSQITTLQSHIDQSRQGFNNYKVQRDKLQDKRKSLWDKENTLTAEIDKLRAEVEKAEKSFDHAIPGDVRRGMNSVRKICREYNISGIYGPIIELLNCEEKFFTAVEVTAGNSLFHVVVENDDTSTQIIRHLNAHKGGRVTFIPLNRVRAPRITYPQSSGVIPLLKKLNFKHDYNPAFSQVFGRTVVCKNLDVASRVARTDGLDCITLDGDQVSKKGSMTGGFYDHRRSKLEFMNIIKQNEDEIHSKEEELMKVRSDLQEIDQKITELVSEQQKIEAECAHGKSEMEQFKQDIANANKQKQLISKALSKKEKSLLDVQNQIEQLKASMAMKTAEMGTELIDHLTPEEKKLLSDLNPEIKELKEQLVACKTDRIETEARKAELETNLTTNLRRRKQELEAVISSADDDTLGVDAGLKAQELSDAKLLVDDATEQLSRVSNSISARSKEIKQIKEEINKLKSLEDEYERKLQEETKELEQLLSKKNIYSAKEEEYAKKIRELGPLTSDAFETYKRRNIKELHKALHRCNDQLQQFSHVNKKALDQYINLTEQREELQKRQAELDAGDEEGGHDDDEDDEVGPREANPEGRVEKYIGVEVKVSFTGQGKTQSMKQLSGGQKTVVALTLIFAIQRCDPAPFYLFDEIDAALDPRYRTAVGNMIRCLADFSTTQFITTTFRPELVTVADKIYEVTHKSRVSRVNVVSKDDARLFQKLKTNERFIL
- the LOC107608087 gene encoding structural maintenance of chromosomes protein 3-like isoform X7, producing the protein MYIKQVVIEGFKSYKEQIATEPFSPKVNCVVGANGSGKSNFFHAIRFVLSDLYQNLRNEDRHSLLHVWHCAYFFIPTAGSDVLLFNFRTWAACFVDLFSVQEGAGHQVVSAFVEIVFDNSDNRIPVDKEEVRLRRTIGLKKDEYFLDGKHITKTEVMNLLESAGFSRSNPYYVVQQGKISSLTLMKDSERLDLLKEIGGTRVYEERRRESLKIMQETGNKRKQIIQVVQYLDERLKELDEEKEELRKYQQLDKQRKSLEYSKEVQDAQQKLMEIEEARAKVSETSAKKYNDVLDAHEKIKDLENTLKDVAKELQNSNKEKESIEKRRTKALKKHTELELDVKDLQEKITENIRAKEDAARQLKILERNIQDSNDELERIRPMYEEQVMEEKEITKQIMEREKQLSILYQKQGRATQFSSKAARDKWLRKEIEDLERVLSSNSGQEKMLLEEIGRLKGEMDGCDETIEKCRSQITTLQSHIDQSRQGFNNYKVQRDKLQDKRKSLWDKENTLTAEIDKLRAEVEKAEKSFDHAIPGDVRRGMNSVRKICREYNISGIYGPIIELLNCEEKFFTAVEVTAGNSLFHVVVENDDTSTQIIRHLNAHKGGRVTFIPLNRVRAPRITYPQSSGVIPLLKKLNFKHDYNPAFSQVFGRTVVCKNLDVASRVARTDGLDCITLDGDQVSKKGSMTGGFYDHRRSKLEFMNIIKQNEDEIHSKEEELMKVRSDLQEIDQKITELVSEQQKIEAECAHGKSEMEQFKQDIANANKQKQLISKALSKKEKSLLDVQNQIEQLKASMAMKTAEMGTELIDHLTPEEKKLLSDLNPEIKELKEQLVACKTDRIETEARKAELETNLTTNLRRRKQELEAVISSADDDTLGVDAGLKAQELSDAKLLVDDATEQLSRVSNSISARSKEIKQIKEEINKLKSLEDEYERKLQEETKELEQLLSKKNIYSAKEEEYAKKIRELGPLTSDAFETYKRRNIKELHKALHRCNDQLQQFSHVNKKALDQYINLTEQREELQKRQAELDAGDEKIRELISVLDQRKDESIERTFKGVAWHFQKVFSELVPGGHGLLFMMKKKEGGHDDDEDDEVGPREANPEGRVEKYIGVEVKVSFTGQGKTQSMKQLSGGQKTVVALTLIFAIQRCDPAPFYLFDEIDAALDPRYRTAVGTKKAYPTRYCC
- the LOC107608087 gene encoding structural maintenance of chromosomes protein 3-like isoform X3, translated to MYIKQVVIEGFKSYKEQIATEPFSPKVNCVVGANGSGKSNFFHAIRFVLSDLYQNLRNEDRHSLLHVWHCAYFFIPTAGSDVLLFNFRTWAACFVDLFSVQEGAGHQVVSAFVEIVFDNSDNRIPVDKEEVRLRRTIGLKKDEYFLDGKHITKTEVMNLLESAGFSRSNPYYVVQQGKISSLTLMKDSERLDLLKEIGGTRVYEERRRESLKIMQETGNKRKQIIQVVQYLDERLKELDEEKEELRKYQQLDKQRKSLEYSKEVQDAQQKLMEIEEARAKVSETSAKKYNDVLDAHEKIKDLENTLKDVAKELQNSNKEKESIEKRRTKALKKHTELELDVKDLQEKITENIRAKEDAARQLKILERNIQDSNDELERIRPMYEEQVMEEKEITKQIMEREKQLSILYQKQGRATQFSSKAARDKWLRKEIEDLERVLSSNSGQEKMLLEEIGRLKGEMDGCDETIEKCRSQITTLQSHIDQSRQGFNNYKVQRDKLQDKRKSLWDKENTLTAEIDKLRAEVEKAEKSFDHAIPGDVRRGMNSVRKICREYNISGIYGPIIELLNCEEKFFTAVEVTAGNSLFHVVVENDDTSTQIIRHLNAHKGGRVTFIPLNRVRAPRITYPQSSGVIPLLKKLNFKHDYNPAFSQVFGRTVVCKNLDVASRVARTDGLDCITLDGDQVSKKGSMTGGFYDHRRSKLEFMNIIKQNEDEIHSKEEELMKVRSDLQEIDQKITELVSEQQKIEAECAHGKSEMEQFKQDIANANKQKQLISKALSKKEKSLLDVQNQIEQLKASMAMKTAEMGTELIDHLTPEEKKLLSDLNPEIKELKEQLVACKTDRIETEARKAELETNLTTNLRRRKQELEAVISSADDDTLGVDAGLKAQELSDAKLLVDDATEQLSRVSNSISARSKEIKQIKEEINKLKSLEDEYERKLQEETKELEQLLSKKNIYSAKEEEYAKKIRELGPLTSDAFETRNIKELHKALHRCNDQLQQFSHVNKKALDQYINLTEQREELQKRQAELDAGDEKIRELISVLDQRKDESIERTFKGVAWHFQKVFSELVPGGHGLLFMMKKKEGGHDDDEDDEVGPREANPEGRVEKYIGVEVKVSFTGQGKTQSMKQLSGGQKTVVALTLIFAIQRCDPAPFYLFDEIDAALDPRYRTAVGNMIRCLADFSTTQFITTTFRPELVTVADKIYEVTHKSRVSRVNVVSKDDARLFQKLKTNERFIL